One segment of Desulfovermiculus halophilus DSM 18834 DNA contains the following:
- a CDS encoding precorrin-8X methylmutase, with the protein MPNSQTISPQDIESRSMAIIDREVPEPRPFSSRQWPVVRRMIHASADFELLSLVCFHPQAIQAGITALSQGCKVVTDTRMARAGITQARMQRLGCRVECLLDQPGVDEKAAQRGMTRSAAGMEQAVVSDTKTIFVIGNAPTALFSLIQAMQDGVGKAELIVGMPVGFVGAAESKEALVQISNVPWITITGRKGGSPLAAACVNALAEMALTI; encoded by the coding sequence ATGCCCAACTCTCAGACAATCTCCCCACAGGATATCGAAAGCCGGTCCATGGCCATCATTGACCGGGAAGTACCGGAACCCCGCCCTTTTAGCTCCCGGCAGTGGCCGGTGGTCCGGCGCATGATTCACGCCTCGGCCGACTTCGAGCTTTTGTCCCTGGTTTGCTTCCACCCCCAAGCTATCCAAGCCGGCATCACGGCCTTGTCGCAGGGATGCAAGGTAGTAACCGATACCCGCATGGCCAGGGCCGGAATCACCCAGGCCCGAATGCAGCGCCTGGGCTGCCGGGTGGAGTGTCTCCTGGACCAGCCCGGAGTGGATGAGAAAGCCGCGCAGCGAGGCATGACCCGATCCGCAGCAGGCATGGAGCAGGCTGTTGTTTCAGATACAAAAACCATCTTTGTCATCGGCAACGCCCCTACTGCCTTGTTTTCTTTGATCCAGGCCATGCAGGACGGAGTCGGAAAGGCTGAGCTTATTGTGGGCATGCCGGTTGGCTTTGTCGGTGCAGCGGAATCCAAGGAAGCCCTGGTGCAGATCTCGAACGTCCCCTGGATAACCATAACCGGCCGTAAGGGCGGCTCGCCCCTGGCTGCGGCCTGCGTGAACGCTCTGGCAGAGATGGCATTAACAATTTGA
- the cobI gene encoding precorrin-2 C(20)-methyltransferase: MKHDTNPSHQQGALYGIGVGPGDPDLIPVKAVKILQTVDVIFTASSTKNEHSLAVRVAAPHLPQGIPVHNLPFPMSRDRETVRAAWEENAGRVLGHLNQGQSAAFLTMGDPLTYSTFSYLLRTLHNLDPQVSITTIPGITSYQAAAAATNTPLVEGEENLLLLSGVKGGNGIRHSSAMQADTVVFLKAYKKCAHIVHSLEECGRLHSSLGVVRCSFPDQEVVRDLSQLAQKAPKYWTLILSRKKDPYAVED, translated from the coding sequence ATGAAACACGATACGAATCCATCACATCAGCAAGGCGCCCTGTACGGTATCGGGGTCGGCCCCGGCGATCCGGACCTTATCCCAGTCAAGGCGGTGAAGATCCTGCAGACAGTAGACGTTATTTTCACCGCGTCCTCCACCAAGAACGAACACAGCCTGGCTGTTCGGGTGGCCGCTCCGCATCTGCCTCAGGGCATACCGGTGCATAATCTCCCCTTTCCCATGAGCCGGGACCGGGAAACAGTGCGGGCAGCCTGGGAGGAAAACGCGGGAAGAGTCCTGGGACATCTGAACCAGGGCCAGAGCGCTGCATTCTTGACCATGGGCGATCCGTTGACCTACTCCACCTTCAGTTATCTTCTGCGCACTCTCCACAATCTGGATCCCCAGGTGTCGATAACCACCATACCCGGGATCACCTCCTATCAGGCCGCCGCAGCAGCCACCAACACCCCTCTTGTGGAAGGAGAGGAGAACCTGCTGCTGCTCTCCGGGGTCAAGGGCGGCAACGGCATCCGGCATTCATCCGCCATGCAGGCGGACACCGTGGTCTTTCTCAAGGCTTACAAGAAATGCGCCCATATTGTGCACAGCCTGGAAGAATGCGGCCGGCTGCACTCTAGTCTGGGCGTGGTCCGCTGCAGCTTTCCGGACCAGGAAGTCGTCCGCGACCTGAGCCAGCTAGCCCAAAAGGCTCCCAAGTACTGGACATTGATCCTGTCCAGAAAAAAGGATCCCTATGCAGTTGAGGATTAA
- a CDS encoding ABC transporter substrate-binding protein: protein MDQAGRHVQVREPMQRIISLYGAHTENLFALGLEDEIVGVSRHEVFPPQALDKSAFAAHQDLERFLAPRPDCVLIRPMLDRGYPRLVEGLERLGVQVVSLQPNTVQEITGYWKKLGVLTGRQQAAGEMIDTFIRTLDRFEQLNEKIEHPKLVYFEAIHSKMKTFAPDSTAVFALESAGGINAAADAKGLRGTNIAAYGKERILAQGDKIDVYLAQKGPMNQPTKKMIYREPGFQAIKAVRARDVFIIDEALVSRPTFRLLLGIARIGHLLYPDVYTTDEVDEVRALVRKQYGLAAR from the coding sequence ATGGATCAGGCAGGCCGGCATGTTCAGGTCCGGGAACCTATGCAGCGCATCATTTCCCTGTACGGAGCGCACACGGAAAATCTCTTCGCCCTGGGCCTGGAGGATGAGATTGTCGGGGTCAGCCGACATGAGGTCTTTCCTCCCCAGGCCCTGGACAAGTCTGCTTTCGCCGCCCATCAGGACCTGGAGCGCTTTTTGGCCCCAAGACCGGACTGTGTCCTCATCCGGCCCATGCTGGACCGGGGATATCCCCGGCTGGTGGAAGGTCTGGAGCGTCTTGGCGTGCAGGTGGTTTCCCTGCAGCCGAACACGGTGCAAGAAATTACCGGCTATTGGAAGAAGCTGGGCGTCCTGACCGGCAGACAGCAGGCTGCCGGGGAAATGATCGACACATTCATCCGCACCCTGGATCGGTTCGAACAGCTTAATGAAAAAATTGAACACCCCAAACTAGTCTACTTTGAGGCCATTCACTCCAAAATGAAGACCTTTGCCCCGGATTCCACAGCTGTGTTCGCCCTGGAATCGGCCGGGGGCATCAATGCGGCCGCCGATGCCAAGGGTCTGCGGGGGACAAACATCGCCGCCTATGGCAAGGAAAGAATCCTGGCTCAGGGAGATAAGATAGACGTCTATCTAGCCCAGAAGGGGCCCATGAATCAGCCCACGAAAAAGATGATTTACCGGGAGCCGGGGTTTCAGGCCATAAAAGCGGTGCGCGCCCGGGATGTCTTTATCATTGATGAAGCTTTGGTCTCCAGGCCAACTTTTCGCCTCTTGCTGGGCATAGCCCGGATTGGGCATCTGCTCTACCCGGATGTCTATACCACCGATGAAGTGGACGAGGTACGCGCCCTTGTGCGCAAACAATACGGGCTCGCAGCCCGGTAA
- a CDS encoding ABC transporter ATP-binding protein: MHTALFQLDRVGFAYAQQPVLEDITLSLHSGCFYGLLGPNGSGKTTLLDLLFGHKRPTQGRITFQGQDIRHSSQRELARHIALVPQSDQINFPFTVQEVVAMGRYPHLSRFQALSAQDLDLVDRVMDQAKIRHLRSRPVTALSGGEKQRVIFARALAQDTPVLLLDEATSNLDIKYGLHLMGLTRDLVHSSGLSVVAVFQDLNLAAAFCHRLIFLRQGRLHTWGRTEDTLTSDTLAQVFEVHAEVRRDDSTGCRHVVFRADDPWAG, encoded by the coding sequence ATGCATACGGCCCTCTTTCAGCTGGACAGGGTCGGCTTTGCCTATGCCCAGCAGCCGGTGCTCGAGGATATCACCCTGAGCCTGCATTCCGGCTGCTTCTACGGCCTGTTGGGCCCCAATGGAAGCGGCAAGACCACGCTCCTTGATCTCCTGTTCGGGCATAAGCGGCCGACCCAGGGAAGAATCACATTTCAGGGCCAAGACATCCGGCATTCTTCCCAAAGGGAACTGGCTCGGCATATAGCCCTGGTGCCCCAGAGCGATCAGATCAATTTTCCCTTTACTGTGCAGGAGGTGGTGGCCATGGGCCGCTACCCGCACCTGTCCAGGTTTCAGGCTCTGTCCGCCCAAGACCTCGATCTGGTGGACCGAGTCATGGACCAGGCCAAAATCCGTCACCTACGGTCCAGGCCGGTCACCGCCTTGAGCGGCGGGGAAAAGCAGCGGGTCATCTTTGCCCGGGCTTTGGCCCAGGACACACCGGTTCTCCTCCTGGACGAAGCCACCTCAAACCTGGACATCAAGTACGGCCTGCATCTCATGGGCCTGACCCGGGACCTGGTTCACAGCAGTGGATTGAGCGTGGTGGCTGTGTTTCAAGACCTGAATCTGGCCGCAGCCTTTTGCCATCGCCTCATTTTTCTCCGCCAAGGCAGGCTGCACACCTGGGGCCGGACCGAGGATACTCTGACCTCGGACACTCTGGCCCAGGTCTTTGAAGTCCACGCCGAAGTCCGCAGAGATGATTCGACCGGTTGCCGCCACGTGGTTTTCCGGGCCGACGATCCCTGGGCCGGATGA
- a CDS encoding FecCD family ABC transporter permease, whose product MKQAFTLALLLLGLMALVLASACLGSMDIPIQDVLGILASPPWDAASSRSGQPDVQAVIIWDVRLPRILTAAAVGAGLASSGAVFQGILLNPLAEPYTLGVSAGAAFGASLVLLFGIDFLGFWSLPLMAFAGAGLTMVLVLVLSQTAGGFSSTNLILSGVIVTSILSAGMSFLKYLAQEDVAVIIFWLLGSFASSTWSELWLVCAFLGLTLIVFMCAARDLNLLCLGGRVARSMGVDSSRTRLFLLLAGSFLAAVCVSVSGIIGFVGLVVPHMMRLLTGPDHRLLLPASVLAGALLLLTADTITRSLLPQEVPIGVLTALLGGPFFFVIFRSRRMRVE is encoded by the coding sequence ATGAAACAAGCGTTTACCCTGGCCCTTCTCTTGCTGGGGCTCATGGCCCTGGTCCTGGCCTCAGCCTGTCTGGGCTCCATGGACATACCGATCCAGGACGTGCTGGGGATTCTGGCCTCGCCCCCCTGGGATGCAGCCTCTTCCCGGTCCGGACAGCCGGACGTCCAGGCCGTAATCATCTGGGACGTCCGGCTGCCCCGGATCCTGACTGCTGCCGCGGTGGGGGCCGGCCTGGCCTCTTCCGGGGCCGTTTTCCAGGGAATCCTGCTCAATCCCCTGGCCGAGCCGTACACCCTGGGCGTATCAGCTGGAGCGGCCTTCGGCGCCTCCCTGGTCCTGCTCTTTGGCATCGATTTTTTGGGCTTTTGGTCCCTGCCCCTGATGGCCTTTGCCGGGGCCGGGCTGACCATGGTTCTGGTCCTTGTGCTTTCCCAAACCGCCGGGGGCTTTTCCTCCACCAATCTCATCCTCTCCGGGGTCATTGTCACCTCCATCCTGTCCGCTGGGATGAGCTTTCTCAAGTATCTGGCCCAGGAAGACGTGGCGGTGATCATCTTCTGGCTCCTGGGCAGCTTTGCCTCCAGCACCTGGTCCGAGCTCTGGCTGGTCTGCGCCTTTTTGGGCCTGACCCTGATCGTATTTATGTGTGCAGCCAGGGACCTGAATCTTCTCTGCCTGGGGGGACGGGTGGCCAGGTCCATGGGAGTGGATTCCTCCAGAACCAGGCTGTTTCTTCTTCTGGCCGGATCCTTTTTGGCCGCCGTCTGCGTTTCGGTTTCCGGAATTATCGGTTTTGTCGGTCTGGTGGTCCCGCATATGATGCGCCTTCTCACCGGTCCGGACCATCGTCTGCTTTTGCCGGCTTCTGTCCTGGCCGGAGCCCTGCTCCTTCTGACTGCGGACACCATCACCCGCTCTCTTCTGCCCCAGGAGGTGCCCATCGGGGTGCTTACCGCCCTGCTGGGCGGGCCGTTTTTTTTCGTCATCTTTCGCAGCCGGAGAATGCGGGTAGAATGA
- a CDS encoding sirohydrochlorin cobaltochelatase: MPKTKTVFQLVILVSLCLFLSPGAWAHGHAHGHKKPDKRGILLVAFGSSYPQAQASFENIEARVKKAFPQVPVRWAYTSRIIRHKLNEKGKHYDSTAMALAKMMDEGFTHVAVQSLHTIPGAEFHDLRSIVTGFESMSCGFEKILLGYPLLSAPQDLVAVRDAMLNTIPEERKAGEAVIFMGHGTHHPSNAFYQAMAHSFQQEDPNVYVGTVEGSPSLEDILDRIEDKGTDTAYLMPFMSVAGDHVRNDMAGPGADSWKSILADKGIRTEAVLKGTAEYNTIADIWLDHLQDVFSHL, translated from the coding sequence ATGCCAAAAACAAAAACGGTTTTTCAGCTAGTGATTCTGGTATCCCTGTGCTTGTTTCTGTCTCCCGGAGCATGGGCCCATGGCCATGCGCATGGACACAAAAAACCAGACAAAAGAGGTATCCTGCTCGTCGCCTTTGGCTCCAGTTATCCCCAGGCCCAAGCTTCCTTTGAAAATATCGAGGCCAGAGTCAAAAAGGCCTTTCCTCAGGTCCCTGTCCGCTGGGCCTACACGTCCAGGATCATCCGGCACAAGCTGAACGAAAAAGGAAAACACTACGACTCGACAGCAATGGCCCTGGCCAAGATGATGGATGAGGGCTTTACGCATGTGGCCGTTCAATCCCTGCATACCATCCCCGGAGCCGAGTTTCACGACCTAAGGTCCATCGTTACCGGTTTCGAGTCCATGTCCTGCGGCTTTGAAAAAATCCTGCTCGGATATCCCCTCCTGTCCGCCCCGCAGGATCTTGTCGCCGTCAGGGATGCCATGCTGAACACTATCCCGGAGGAAAGGAAGGCTGGTGAGGCCGTGATCTTCATGGGACACGGGACCCACCATCCCAGCAATGCCTTTTACCAGGCTATGGCCCATTCGTTTCAGCAAGAAGACCCCAATGTGTATGTGGGCACAGTGGAAGGCTCGCCTTCCCTGGAGGATATTCTGGACCGGATTGAGGACAAGGGCACAGATACGGCCTATCTCATGCCCTTTATGTCTGTGGCCGGCGATCATGTGCGCAATGACATGGCTGGACCCGGTGCCGATTCCTGGAAATCCATCCTGGCTGATAAAGGGATCAGGACCGAAGCCGTGCTCAAGGGAACGGCTGAATACAATACTATCGCTGATATATGGCTTGATCATCTCCAGGATGTCTTTTCACACCTCTAA
- a CDS encoding cobyrinate a,c-diamide synthase, giving the protein MKIPAFIVAGTHSGCGKTTVTLGLMAALRARGYRVQPFKIGPDFIDPGHHARITGRASHNLDGWILDQRTNQEIFVRMQEDADVLVGEGVMGLFDGFSATDDVGSTAQMAKWLGLPVLLVVDARSMARSVAALVQGYTGFDPVLSFAGVLCNRVGSPGHARILQEALVAAGSPSCLGCLPRQEDLAMPSRHLGLYTADDMADDGDVLPALIQWIEDHVHVDSLLNMTGGRRLEDRGQKTEVRRQRSDVRSRMSDVRGQNSEIRGQRSEVRDQKSDVGGQKSEDRGHKTEVRGRRTEDRGQKTEGRGQKSEVRSQRSEIRRQRSEAGDEKTEVRSRRAGSGGGKSEDSWQGAKTDFHPKVRIGLARDRAFCFYYPENLRLLEQAGAELVPFSPLSDAHLPDNVQGIYLGGGYPELYADKLAANRSMREELKRFTARGGAVYAECGGFMYCMQSLEDVQGHTHPMLGLFPFRARMNARLRALGYREVQLRRDSLLGPAGTILRGHEFHYSSILEAQAEVERVYCLRGRKGGAETLEGYAAGNVLASYVHLHFASCPRAAQSLVRCCRASPG; this is encoded by the coding sequence ATGAAAATACCAGCTTTCATTGTTGCAGGGACCCACAGCGGATGCGGGAAGACCACAGTCACCTTAGGCCTGATGGCCGCACTGCGGGCGCGCGGCTATCGGGTCCAGCCGTTTAAGATCGGTCCGGACTTCATCGATCCCGGGCACCATGCCCGGATCACCGGCCGGGCCTCGCATAATCTTGACGGCTGGATCCTGGATCAAAGGACCAACCAGGAGATATTCGTCCGAATGCAGGAAGACGCGGATGTCCTGGTCGGAGAGGGGGTCATGGGCCTATTTGACGGTTTTTCTGCAACCGATGACGTGGGGTCCACGGCCCAGATGGCCAAATGGCTTGGCCTGCCGGTACTGCTGGTTGTGGACGCCCGGTCCATGGCCCGTTCGGTGGCCGCTCTGGTCCAGGGATATACTGGTTTTGACCCGGTTCTCTCCTTTGCCGGAGTGCTGTGCAACCGGGTGGGCAGTCCGGGACATGCCCGGATTCTGCAAGAAGCTCTGGTGGCCGCCGGATCCCCGTCCTGCCTGGGCTGTCTGCCCCGTCAGGAGGATTTGGCTATGCCCTCCAGGCACCTGGGGCTGTACACGGCCGATGATATGGCAGATGACGGGGACGTTCTCCCTGCTCTTATTCAATGGATTGAAGATCATGTGCATGTGGACAGTCTTTTGAACATGACCGGAGGCCGGAGATTAGAGGACAGAGGACAGAAGACAGAGGTCAGAAGACAGAGGTCAGACGTCAGAAGTCGGATGTCGGATGTCAGAGGTCAGAATTCAGAGATCAGAGGACAGAGATCAGAGGTCAGAGATCAGAAGTCGGATGTCGGAGGTCAGAAGTCAGAGGACAGAGGACATAAGACAGAGGTCAGAGGTCGGAGGACAGAAGACAGAGGTCAGAAGACAGAGGGCCGAGGTCAGAAGTCAGAGGTCAGAAGTCAGAGATCAGAGATCAGAAGACAGAGGTCAGAGGCTGGAGATGAGAAAACGGAGGTCAGAAGTCGAAGGGCGGGGAGTGGAGGAGGAAAGTCGGAGGACAGTTGGCAGGGAGCGAAAACAGATTTTCATCCCAAGGTGCGGATTGGTCTGGCCCGGGACCGGGCCTTTTGCTTCTATTATCCGGAGAACCTGCGGCTCTTGGAACAGGCCGGAGCCGAGCTGGTCCCTTTTTCTCCTCTCAGCGATGCACATCTTCCGGACAATGTACAGGGCATATATCTTGGCGGGGGATATCCGGAGCTGTATGCCGACAAGCTGGCAGCAAACAGGAGCATGCGGGAGGAGCTCAAACGCTTTACAGCCCGAGGCGGGGCGGTATATGCGGAATGCGGCGGATTCATGTACTGCATGCAGAGCCTGGAGGATGTGCAGGGACACACGCATCCCATGCTTGGTCTGTTCCCCTTCCGGGCCCGGATGAATGCTCGCCTGCGGGCCCTGGGCTACCGGGAAGTACAGCTGCGCCGGGACTCCTTGCTCGGTCCGGCCGGCACCATACTCCGGGGGCATGAGTTCCACTATTCGTCCATACTCGAAGCGCAGGCCGAGGTCGAGCGGGTGTATTGCCTGCGGGGGCGAAAAGGAGGCGCCGAGACCCTGGAAGGCTATGCAGCGGGCAACGTTCTGGCCTCGTACGTCCACCTGCACTTTGCCTCCTGTCCCCGGGCAGCACAGAGTCTGGTCCGCTGCTGCCGGGCAAGCCCGGGATAG
- a CDS encoding tetratricopeptide repeat protein — MIFLRLTYWLLALIGISVLCTGLDAAPAYAAEFDSPREHRLAYRAHKELENEDYEACLDVLSSYISENESPAATLFVLQAQAHSGLGQESKTLATYARAAKLYPENELILRNYAVTSQQAGRMTQAARLFERAQAQGGDAELLYQAGAAWFQTKHYSRAAKVIQQLIARRAEPKMEWVELLVYSLIQDRQWRQAENQLRNLLHDRPGNADLWRMLAHIRSEQGDLLGAASALELAYDIGHAGAKKWRDVASMYASAGVPMMAVRAMRKGMGESPEPELCWRMGRLYAQALRTDAAVEWMDKALARERRPGWLLEKAQMLYSHQRYAHSREAATAAAKAYPEVRGEAWMLAGYAAWQKQDWQTAKEAFALAAKVEETASRAAACLQTVNRILESQHKIRMADSSSGRPRMGSDAETGERAGVNQNRDHHS, encoded by the coding sequence ATGATTTTTTTGCGCCTCACATACTGGCTGCTTGCCCTGATTGGTATCAGTGTTTTGTGTACTGGTTTGGATGCAGCCCCGGCATATGCTGCGGAGTTCGACTCCCCCCGCGAGCACCGCTTGGCCTACAGGGCACATAAGGAGCTGGAAAACGAGGATTACGAGGCGTGTCTCGATGTCCTCAGCTCCTATATCTCCGAGAACGAGTCCCCTGCGGCCACCCTGTTTGTCCTTCAAGCCCAAGCCCACAGCGGATTGGGGCAGGAGAGCAAAACCCTGGCAACCTATGCCCGGGCGGCAAAGCTGTATCCGGAAAACGAGCTCATTCTGCGCAACTACGCAGTGACAAGCCAGCAGGCCGGGCGCATGACCCAGGCGGCCCGCCTTTTTGAGCGGGCCCAGGCCCAGGGCGGGGATGCGGAGCTTTTGTACCAGGCCGGTGCAGCTTGGTTTCAAACCAAGCACTACTCCCGGGCCGCAAAGGTCATCCAGCAGTTGATCGCCCGGAGAGCAGAGCCCAAGATGGAGTGGGTGGAGCTCCTCGTCTATTCCCTGATCCAGGACAGGCAATGGAGACAGGCGGAAAACCAGTTGCGGAATCTGCTCCATGACCGTCCGGGCAATGCAGATCTATGGCGGATGCTGGCCCATATCCGCTCTGAACAGGGTGATCTGCTAGGAGCGGCCTCAGCATTGGAGCTGGCCTATGATATTGGGCATGCGGGGGCTAAAAAATGGAGAGATGTGGCGTCCATGTACGCTTCCGCCGGCGTGCCCATGATGGCAGTCAGGGCCATGCGCAAGGGGATGGGGGAATCCCCGGAACCGGAGCTCTGCTGGCGGATGGGCCGGCTCTATGCCCAGGCCCTGCGGACCGATGCGGCTGTGGAGTGGATGGACAAGGCCCTGGCCAGGGAGCGCAGGCCCGGCTGGCTCCTGGAGAAGGCCCAGATGCTGTATAGCCATCAGCGCTATGCGCACAGCAGAGAGGCGGCGACTGCGGCGGCAAAGGCCTATCCCGAGGTGCGGGGAGAAGCCTGGATGCTGGCCGGGTATGCCGCCTGGCAGAAGCAGGACTGGCAAACGGCAAAGGAGGCCTTTGCCCTGGCGGCAAAGGTGGAAGAGACTGCTTCCCGGGCTGCGGCCTGCCTGCAGACGGTGAATCGGATTCTGGAGTCCCAACACAAGATACGCATGGCGGATTCAAGCTCCGGTCGGCCCAGGATGGGTTCAGATGCAGAGACCGGGGAAAGAGCTGGAGTAAACCAAAACCGGGATCATCACTCGTAG
- a CDS encoding DUF3450 domain-containing protein, whose protein sequence is MGAALCCALASFSPVQAQETDASMQEALQKQQAVQKEVQAWSEEKRALVQEILSLQTEKKWLELQNTQYAAYIEQKRQAVKRLEDQEEVAKSLRMELEPYLSEVVARLEQFVENDLPFLPQEREDRVRFMQQSLTEHGVSLGERLRRVLEALTVEAQYGTSVDVQDRKLEVQGVSTQAQVVRIGRVGLFYVTRDGNTAGMWDARAQGWAQLSQDTARELRKTVDIIRERRAAELVTLPVGKPEE, encoded by the coding sequence GTGGGAGCAGCACTTTGCTGCGCACTGGCCAGCTTTTCTCCTGTTCAGGCCCAGGAAACGGACGCATCCATGCAAGAGGCCCTGCAGAAGCAGCAGGCCGTGCAGAAAGAAGTCCAAGCCTGGAGCGAGGAAAAGCGGGCCCTGGTTCAAGAGATCCTGTCTCTGCAGACAGAGAAGAAATGGCTGGAGCTGCAGAATACGCAGTATGCCGCCTACATTGAGCAGAAAAGACAGGCTGTTAAGCGCCTTGAAGACCAGGAGGAGGTGGCCAAAAGCCTGCGTATGGAGCTGGAGCCCTATCTTTCCGAGGTTGTCGCCAGGCTGGAACAGTTCGTTGAGAACGACCTTCCCTTCCTGCCCCAGGAACGAGAGGACCGGGTGAGGTTTATGCAGCAGTCTTTAACTGAACACGGGGTCAGCCTGGGCGAGCGTCTGCGCCGTGTTCTGGAAGCCTTGACTGTGGAGGCTCAATACGGGACTTCGGTGGATGTGCAGGACAGAAAACTCGAGGTGCAGGGAGTGAGCACCCAGGCTCAAGTGGTGCGTATCGGCCGGGTGGGGCTGTTTTATGTCACCCGGGATGGGAATACAGCCGGAATGTGGGATGCGCGGGCCCAGGGCTGGGCGCAGTTATCCCAGGACACGGCTAGAGAGCTGCGGAAAACCGTGGACATCATCCGGGAGCGTCGGGCGGCTGAGTTGGTAACGCTCCCGGTGGGAAAGCCCGAGGAATAA
- a CDS encoding MotA/TolQ/ExbB proton channel family protein produces MIVRAGTQGMLGVVLTFCIVLSWGGPVWAVQPGSSEVEQIIEQRTGDIRDEAAATRALLQKDKKDLQAAHAELKSSVADLRAALEDKKDAFSALEKEEAALKNKLQSEREEVEEVQGSLVTAAKNLGQVLTKSPLGPLMPEQRTDLAEITQRQELPGMDEIRSVVESSFDLMKQSGNITRFSESFIDSGGTEQAGTLVRIGGLSALYQTDEDAGYLRAGPEGRELVAAGGELSWWSERNLRAYIAAEQETVPLDISNGAVFAQMSREQTWGEWVRAGGFLVWPLFAIAGLALILVAERLIFMIRIRSNSDRIMEQITELAEKNAWSQCREVCVQNRRSPLCRVIGKALEHVGESRQVVENALQEGVLSQLPRLERFLPTLNVLAAIAPLLGLLGTVTGMISTFQAITVFGTGEPKVMAGGISEALITTQIGLGVAVPIMFLHHLLDRRVDKIIGEIEEKGAAFSLLVLSRQDQEGKDKNAGLDQENPESVK; encoded by the coding sequence ATGATCGTACGAGCCGGTACACAAGGCATGCTGGGTGTTGTGCTGACGTTTTGCATTGTTCTCTCCTGGGGAGGGCCAGTCTGGGCAGTTCAGCCCGGTTCCTCGGAGGTGGAACAGATTATCGAGCAGCGGACTGGAGATATTCGGGATGAGGCTGCTGCAACCAGGGCCTTGTTGCAGAAAGATAAGAAAGACCTTCAGGCCGCACATGCAGAACTGAAATCTTCGGTTGCAGATCTTCGGGCTGCCCTGGAAGACAAGAAGGATGCTTTCAGCGCGCTCGAAAAGGAAGAAGCTGCACTGAAGAACAAGCTCCAGTCCGAGCGGGAAGAGGTGGAGGAGGTTCAGGGCAGTCTGGTGACTGCGGCCAAGAACCTGGGGCAGGTTTTGACCAAAAGCCCCCTGGGGCCTCTGATGCCCGAGCAGCGGACGGACCTGGCAGAGATCACCCAGCGGCAGGAGCTGCCCGGGATGGACGAGATCCGCTCGGTGGTTGAGAGCAGTTTTGACCTCATGAAGCAAAGCGGGAACATCACCCGCTTCTCCGAATCATTTATTGATTCCGGGGGCACAGAGCAGGCCGGAACCTTGGTCCGCATCGGCGGTTTGAGTGCTTTGTACCAGACAGATGAGGACGCCGGTTACTTAAGGGCCGGCCCCGAAGGTCGGGAACTTGTGGCCGCCGGAGGAGAGCTGTCCTGGTGGAGCGAACGGAATCTGCGGGCATATATCGCCGCAGAACAGGAGACCGTCCCTTTGGATATCAGCAACGGCGCTGTTTTCGCCCAGATGTCTCGAGAACAGACCTGGGGGGAATGGGTTCGGGCCGGTGGCTTCCTGGTCTGGCCTTTGTTCGCAATAGCCGGGCTGGCCCTGATCCTGGTTGCGGAGCGTCTGATATTCATGATTCGGATCCGTTCCAATTCCGACCGGATCATGGAGCAGATAACCGAGCTGGCGGAAAAGAATGCCTGGAGCCAGTGCCGTGAGGTGTGCGTCCAGAACCGGCGTTCCCCATTGTGCCGAGTGATAGGCAAGGCCCTTGAACATGTTGGAGAAAGCCGACAGGTCGTGGAAAACGCCCTTCAGGAAGGAGTCCTGAGCCAATTGCCGCGGTTGGAGCGTTTCTTGCCCACCTTGAATGTACTGGCCGCCATTGCCCCTCTGCTCGGTCTGCTGGGCACGGTGACCGGGATGATTTCCACCTTTCAGGCCATAACCGTCTTTGGCACCGGAGAGCCGAAAGTTATGGCCGGAGGAATCTCCGAGGCCTTGATCACAACCCAGATCGGTCTGGGGGTGGCCGTGCCCATCATGTTTCTGCATCATCTTCTGGATCGGCGGGTGGACAAGATTATCGGAGAGATAGAGGAGAAAGGCGCGGCCTTTTCCCTGCTGGTGCTGAGCAGGCAGGACCAGGAGGGTAAAGATAAAAACGCCGGGCTGGACCAGGAAAACCCAGAATCAGTCAAATAA